One window of the Salmo trutta chromosome 35, fSalTru1.1, whole genome shotgun sequence genome contains the following:
- the LOC115174428 gene encoding osteopetrosis-associated transmembrane protein 1 isoform X2, with amino-acid sequence MHIFQVAALLIALLYYGNAQTSTVAVNSTILGSELSADGLKQLAAAVASQSPVFQPSRGSYFSLNLLSAFPEDLEVSDYCVELLAIFGQRYSTYVNCLVSAARPVKVCQNCYGTYDNLMEIYTNISSDQMGPGNVSCRDSLLRSDRLMLVFLLYNNLKDIWTGSECNSCVSLGLHSLTNDTLYFMATLNQSLRCFEKFQQGNHSALCKECKATYRGLNELYSRMEKNRTLCIDIEDSRMFLSSPCPASCSFCPSSST; translated from the exons ATGCATATCTTCCAGGTGGCTGCGTTATTGATAGCGTTACTATATTATGGCAATGCTCAAACGTCTACTGTCGCTGTGAACTCCACCATCCTGGGTTCAGAGTTGAGCGCAGACGGCTTGAAGCAGCTCGCTGCGGCAGTGGCGTCGCAGTCGCCCGTGTTTCAGCCTAGCCGCGGTTCCTATTTTTCTCTCAATCTGTTGTCGGCGTTTCCAGAAGATCTGGAGGTCAGCGATTACTGCGTCGAGCTGCTGGCTATCTTTGGGCAGCGATATTCAACATATGTGAATTGTTTGGTGTCCGCCGCGCGTCCTGTCAAAGTGTGCCAAAATTGTTATGGCACCTACGACAACCTTATGGAAATTTACACAAACATATCATCAGACCAG ATGGGCCCAGGGAATGTGAGCTGCAGAGACAGCCTCCTGCGTTCTGATAGGCTGATGTTGGTGTTCCTGCTCTACAACAACCTGAAGGACATCTGGACTGGTTCAGAATGTAACA GTTGTGTAAGCCTGGGACTCCACAGCCTGACCAATGACACCCTTTACTTCATGGCCACTCTCAACCAGTCCCTCAGATGTTTTGAGAAGTTCCAACAG GGGAACCACTCAGCGCTATGTAAGGAGTGCAAGGCCACATACAGAGGACTGAATGAGCTGTACAGCCGCATGGAGAAGAATCGCACACTCTGCATCGACATTGAGGACTCT